Proteins found in one Micropterus dolomieu isolate WLL.071019.BEF.003 ecotype Adirondacks linkage group LG10, ASM2129224v1, whole genome shotgun sequence genomic segment:
- the pgfa gene encoding vascular endothelial growth factor A isoform X1, with translation MKLKGWQLLLIFLCILQISHPPEEGHSGVMPFLEVWAKSMCRPIEQLVDVEQEYPGEVEYIYIPACVPLWRCSGCCADENLVCQPTLERNITLQVKRIRPMISMHEVELTFVEHHTCECRLRQKRLNNKSSAESIKDRPQRRKQKKTANGCGKCQFPQNKINLH, from the exons ATGAAATTAAAGGGATGGCAATTGTTACTTAtctttttgtgtattttgcaGATTTCACACCCTCCAGAAGAGGGCCACTCAGGAG TAATGCCATTCCTGGAGGTGTGGGCAAAGAGCATGTGTCGGCCCATTGAGCAGCTGGTGGATGTGGAGCAGGAGTACCCTGGAGAAGTGGAGTATATCTACATACCTGCTTGTGTCCCACTTTGGCGATGCTCTGGTTGCTGTGCGGATGAGAACTTAGTGTGCCAGCCTACCCTTGAACGCAACATCACTCTGCAG GTGAAGAGGATTCGTCCTATGATATCTATGCACGAAGTGGAACTCACATTTGTGGAGCATCACACATGTGAATGCAG ACTCCGTCAGAAACGTCTAAATAATAAAAG CAGCGCTGAGTCTATCAAGGACAGACctcagaggaggaaacagaagaAGACAGCAAACGGCTGTGGCAA gtGCCAGTTCCCTCAAAACAAGATAAACCTTCACTGA
- the actr10 gene encoding actin-related protein 10 — protein MPLFDGLGSGGEKTAIVIDLGAAYTKCGFAGETGPRFIIPSEIRKPGQQQAINVVQYNINTEELYVILKEFIHLLYFRHLLVNPRDRRVVIIESILCPSHFRETLTKVFFKQFEVPSVLFAPSHLMAIMTLGINSALVMDCGYTETLVLPVYECTPILPAWEALPLGGKAIHKELEGVLVEQCTVDTDTTTGQSVPAVIGTISEETVEDIKVRTCFVSDLQRGLKIQEAKFNLDGTAERPAPPPDVDYPLDGEKILHVKGPIRDSVMEILFEQDNEEKSVASLILDSLVKCPIDARKVLSENLVVIGGTAMLPGFLHRLLAEIRLLVEKPKYRDVLASKSLRIHAPPAKPNCTAWLGGAIFGALQDILGSRSVSRDYYNQTGRIPDWCCLSSPPPESLYEAGKTPPPLMKRAFSTEK, from the exons atgccCTTATTTGATGGGCTGGGAAGCGGAGGAGAGAAGACTGCGATCGTCATTGACTTGGGAGCAGCATACACAAA ATGCGGCTTTGCAGGGGAAACGGGGCCCAGGTTCATAATTCCGAGCGAGATCCGGAAACCGGGACAGCAACAG GCCATCAACGTGGTTCAGTACAACATCAACACAGAAGAGCTTTATGTCATCCTCAAAGAATTTATCCATTTGCTGTACTTCAG GCACCTGCTGGTGAACCCTCGCGACAGAAGAGTGGTcatcatcgagtccatcctcTGCCCGTCTCACTTCAGGGAGACGCTCACCAAAGTTTTCTTCAAACAGTTTGAg GTGCCATCTGTGCTGTTTGCCCCAAGTCACCTCATGGCCATCATGACTTTGGGCATCAACTCTGCTCTGGTGATGGACTGTGGCTACACAGAGACGCTGGTGCTACCT GTTTATGAGTGCACTCCTATTCTGCCAGCATGGGAGGCTTTGCCTTTGGGAGGGAAAGCCATCCATAA AGAATTAGAAGGAGTTCTTGTGGAACAGTGCACTGTTGACACGGACACCACCACTGGGCAGAGTGTACCAGCTGTCATTG GTACCATCTCAGAGGAGACTGTGGAGGATATCAAGG TCAGAACATGCTTTGTCAGTGACCTGCAGAGAGGCCTCAAGATCCAAGAAGCCAAATTTAACCTGGATGGTACAGCTGAA cGTCCCGCCCCTCCTCCAGATGTGGATTACCCTCTGGACGGTGAGAAAATCCTTCACGTCAAAGGACCAATCAG GGACTCTGTGATGGAGATCCTGTTTGAACAGGACAATGAAGAGAAGAGCGTTGCCTCGCTGATACTCGACTCTCTGGTCAAG TGCCCCATCGACGCACGTAAGGTGCTCTCAGAGAACCTGGTGGTGATCGGAGGCACAGCCATGCTGCCAGGTTTCCTGCACCGTCTGCTGGCAGAGATACGCCTCCTGGTTGAGAAACCCAAGTACCGTGACGTGCTGGCCAGCAAGAGCTTGCGTATACATGCTCCGCCTGCCAAGCCCAACTGCACCGCCTGGCTCGGAG GTGCCATCTTCGGGGCGCTGCAGGACATCCTGGGCAGCAGGTCGGTGTCAAGAGACTACTACAACCAGACAGGCCGTATCCCTGACTGGTGCTGCTTGAGCTCCCCTCCTCCCGAATCGCTCTACGAAGCAGGAAAGACCCCTCCTCCACTTATGAAGAGAGCCTTCTCCACAGAGAAGTAG
- the cipcb gene encoding CLOCK-interacting pacemaker isoform X2, whose protein sequence is MSTKRKAESHSRAANRPRIMKSGGSRGDSERDSGFSDGGSEHMSIMDTTDSEDSPRPVVPQGQHTTGSGPQASQLAVVGGSYSSLSPMIIMNNVLLKQPGENPSALKPWGFSPTVEVVQPVVQQPQVVFLQPVVSRQASPAPKEASSRHRRPKKYLPILKSYPKIAPHPGDSSCSSGRGTASSSSSSTTSSSSSSYSFSSSSSGSERGSSLASHHQGHREKQQQRSLCDGASNSGSATPSLPATPSTVSPLLQSRLSRHTTETSAGSSPTRERPSSAVSQAEFTSSVSLTHTTGSKKQTLVPRPATKENNPGECNHSDGDSDTKRKRFCNTYNILSKSGLLDIALRTKELHRQNRRTQNDLDRLKEHTDLFLQALGSGDTSICVKLQARLQEEDGEKEEESAAHTSLKAD, encoded by the exons ATGAGCACcaagagaaaggcagagagccACTCAAGGGCAGCAAACAGACCACGCATCATGAAGTCTGGAGGCTCCCGGGGTGATTCAGAGAGAGACTCTGGATTCTCAG ATGGAGGCTCTGAGCACATGAGCATAATGGACACCACAGACTCTGAGGATTCACCCCGTCCTGTTGTACCACAGGGGCAGCATACAACTGGCTCGGGGCCCCAGGCCTCTCAGCTGGCTGTGGTGGGAGGCTCCTACTCCAGCCTCTCTCCCATGATCATCATGAACAACGTCCTCCTCAAACAG CCTGGAGAAAATCCTTCTGCTCTGAAGCCCTGGGGGTTTAGTCCCACGGTGGAGGTGGTTCAGCCTGTGGTCCAGCAACCTCAGGTGGTctttctccagcctgtggtctCTCGTCAAGCTTCCCCGGCCCCCAAAGAGGCCTCCTCTAGACACCGACGTCCTAAAAAGTATCTTCCAATTCTGAAATCTTACCCCAAGATTGCTCCCCATCCTGGAGACAGCTCCTGTTCCTCAGGGAGAGGAACTGCTTCCTCATCATcttcctccaccacctcctcctcctcttcttcttactccttctcctcctcctcttcgggTTCTGAGAGAGGTAGCAGCTTGGCCTCCCACCACCAGGgacacagagagaagcagcagcagagaagtCTGTGTGATGGTGCTAGTAACTCTGGCTCAGCAACTCCCAGTCTTCCTGCTACTCCGAGCACTGTGTCTCCTCTTCTCCAGAGCCGACTTTCTCGGCACACAACAGAAACCAGTGCTGGCAGTAGTCCTACCAGGGAGAGGCCTTCATCAGCTGTCAGCCAGGCAGAGTTTACCTCCTCCGTGTCTTTGACTCACACCACTGGCTCTAAAAAACAGACACTCGTTCCCCGGCCAGCCACCAAGGAGAACAACCCAGGGGAATGTAACCACAGTGACGGTGACTCTGATACAAAGCGGAAGCGTTTTTGCAACACTTACAACATCCTGAGCAAATCTGGCCTGCTCGACATCGCGCTCCGCACCAAGGAGCTCCACCGGCAGAACCGCCGCACCCAGAACGACCTAGACCGGCTAAAAGAACACACGGACCTCTTCCTTCAGGCGCTGGGCAGCGGTGACACCAGCATCTGTGTCAAGCTGCAGGCCAGGCTTCAGGAGGAAGACggtgagaaagaggaggagagtgcTGCTCATACCAGCTTAAAGGCCGATTAG
- the cipcb gene encoding CLOCK-interacting pacemaker isoform X1 codes for MSCKCSVYVAVRAFRAKDIVSAAGKEMSTKRKAESHSRAANRPRIMKSGGSRGDSERDSGFSDGGSEHMSIMDTTDSEDSPRPVVPQGQHTTGSGPQASQLAVVGGSYSSLSPMIIMNNVLLKQPGENPSALKPWGFSPTVEVVQPVVQQPQVVFLQPVVSRQASPAPKEASSRHRRPKKYLPILKSYPKIAPHPGDSSCSSGRGTASSSSSSTTSSSSSSYSFSSSSSGSERGSSLASHHQGHREKQQQRSLCDGASNSGSATPSLPATPSTVSPLLQSRLSRHTTETSAGSSPTRERPSSAVSQAEFTSSVSLTHTTGSKKQTLVPRPATKENNPGECNHSDGDSDTKRKRFCNTYNILSKSGLLDIALRTKELHRQNRRTQNDLDRLKEHTDLFLQALGSGDTSICVKLQARLQEEDGEKEEESAAHTSLKAD; via the exons ATGTCATGCAAATGTAGCGTTTACG TTGCCGTGAGAGCCTTTCGAGCCAAGGACATTGTCAGTGCAGCAGGAAAGGAGATGAGCACcaagagaaaggcagagagccACTCAAGGGCAGCAAACAGACCACGCATCATGAAGTCTGGAGGCTCCCGGGGTGATTCAGAGAGAGACTCTGGATTCTCAG ATGGAGGCTCTGAGCACATGAGCATAATGGACACCACAGACTCTGAGGATTCACCCCGTCCTGTTGTACCACAGGGGCAGCATACAACTGGCTCGGGGCCCCAGGCCTCTCAGCTGGCTGTGGTGGGAGGCTCCTACTCCAGCCTCTCTCCCATGATCATCATGAACAACGTCCTCCTCAAACAG CCTGGAGAAAATCCTTCTGCTCTGAAGCCCTGGGGGTTTAGTCCCACGGTGGAGGTGGTTCAGCCTGTGGTCCAGCAACCTCAGGTGGTctttctccagcctgtggtctCTCGTCAAGCTTCCCCGGCCCCCAAAGAGGCCTCCTCTAGACACCGACGTCCTAAAAAGTATCTTCCAATTCTGAAATCTTACCCCAAGATTGCTCCCCATCCTGGAGACAGCTCCTGTTCCTCAGGGAGAGGAACTGCTTCCTCATCATcttcctccaccacctcctcctcctcttcttcttactccttctcctcctcctcttcgggTTCTGAGAGAGGTAGCAGCTTGGCCTCCCACCACCAGGgacacagagagaagcagcagcagagaagtCTGTGTGATGGTGCTAGTAACTCTGGCTCAGCAACTCCCAGTCTTCCTGCTACTCCGAGCACTGTGTCTCCTCTTCTCCAGAGCCGACTTTCTCGGCACACAACAGAAACCAGTGCTGGCAGTAGTCCTACCAGGGAGAGGCCTTCATCAGCTGTCAGCCAGGCAGAGTTTACCTCCTCCGTGTCTTTGACTCACACCACTGGCTCTAAAAAACAGACACTCGTTCCCCGGCCAGCCACCAAGGAGAACAACCCAGGGGAATGTAACCACAGTGACGGTGACTCTGATACAAAGCGGAAGCGTTTTTGCAACACTTACAACATCCTGAGCAAATCTGGCCTGCTCGACATCGCGCTCCGCACCAAGGAGCTCCACCGGCAGAACCGCCGCACCCAGAACGACCTAGACCGGCTAAAAGAACACACGGACCTCTTCCTTCAGGCGCTGGGCAGCGGTGACACCAGCATCTGTGTCAAGCTGCAGGCCAGGCTTCAGGAGGAAGACggtgagaaagaggaggagagtgcTGCTCATACCAGCTTAAAGGCCGATTAG
- the pgfa gene encoding vascular endothelial growth factor A isoform X2, with the protein MPFLEVWAKSMCRPIEQLVDVEQEYPGEVEYIYIPACVPLWRCSGCCADENLVCQPTLERNITLQVKRIRPMISMHEVELTFVEHHTCECRLRQKRLNNKSSAESIKDRPQRRKQKKTANGCGKCQFPQNKINLH; encoded by the exons ATGCCATTCCTGGAGGTGTGGGCAAAGAGCATGTGTCGGCCCATTGAGCAGCTGGTGGATGTGGAGCAGGAGTACCCTGGAGAAGTGGAGTATATCTACATACCTGCTTGTGTCCCACTTTGGCGATGCTCTGGTTGCTGTGCGGATGAGAACTTAGTGTGCCAGCCTACCCTTGAACGCAACATCACTCTGCAG GTGAAGAGGATTCGTCCTATGATATCTATGCACGAAGTGGAACTCACATTTGTGGAGCATCACACATGTGAATGCAG ACTCCGTCAGAAACGTCTAAATAATAAAAG CAGCGCTGAGTCTATCAAGGACAGACctcagaggaggaaacagaagaAGACAGCAAACGGCTGTGGCAA gtGCCAGTTCCCTCAAAACAAGATAAACCTTCACTGA